GGGATGCGATCGCCGCTCAGGTGAAGGCGCTCTACGAGGCAGTGCTGGTCGCGGCCAACTAGCGATGCGGGCCCTCGCGCGAGGAGAACCCCGGCCAAGCCGGGGTTCTCCTCGCGAAACAGGTGGTGGACTTTCCCCTACGAGAAAGTCGGGGTTCGCCCTACGAGACGACGCTCGACAGCTCTGCCGACAGCGCCTTGGCTTCCTCGGGGGTCATTTCGACCACGAGGCGGCCACCGCCTTCGGCGGGGATCCGCATAACGATGCCGCGGCCCTCCTTCGTCACCTCGAGGGGACCTTCGCCGGTACGTGGCTTCATCGCCGCCATAATCTCCTCCTTCGCGCCGGACCAGTGGCCGGGCACTTGTGAGTCCGTGCGCGAACGCTCGCGCATTGTCGCGACCGCTCCGCCAGGGGTCTAGGGGATCGGCCAGCCTCAGGTGTGAGTTAGGTCAATTGTTCCTCACGGGGCCGACACGCGTGGAGCCGGGTCTATGGCCAGCGGCTGTGACTGGGCTGAGAGCGACCCCACCTTGCAGGGCTACCCTAGGGGGGTATAGTACTCACGGATACACCCGGAGGGTACTCACTAATCGTACGGGAGCACGTATGTCCGAGCAGGACCACCAGCACGGCTATATCGACAGCAAGGCCGACTACCTCAAGCGCTTGAAGCGCATTGAGGGCCAGGCCCGCGGCCTGCAGCGCATGGTCGAGGAGGAGAAGTACTGCATCGACATCCTCACCCAGGTCTCAGCGATGACCCGGGCATTGCAGTCGGTCGCTCTTGGTCTTCTCGATGAGCACCTCAACCACTGCGTCGTCGATGCCGCAGTCCAAGGCGGCGAGGAGAAAGACATCAAGCTCAAAGAGGCCTCCGACGCGATCGCTCGCCTCGTCCGCTCCTAGCCACCTGCATCGCCAGAACGACGGGCACCCTCCCTCTCCCGGCACGTGCACATCGCTCTGTAACCCGCCAACGAAAGGAATCACCGATATGTCTACCGCCACCTTCACCGTCACCGGCATGACCTGCGGGCACTGCGTTGCCTCGGTCACCGAGGAAGTGCAGGAGGTACCTGGCGTCACCGGCGTCGACGTCGTACTCGAGACCGGCGCGCTGACGGTGACCAGCGACAGCTCGATCGACGAGGCTGCCGTCAAGGAAGCCGTCGAGGAAGCCGGCTACCAGCTGTCGTAACGAGGGCCCTCATGAGCACCAAGGTCAAGGTGGCCGGCTTCCTGGCCGCGCTGGTCGCGACGTTCGCGATCACCTTCGGCATCGGCAAGGCGGTCGGCGATGACGCGCCGCCGCCCGAGCCGGCCACCGAGACCCACCAACCAGGCCACTGAGACGTCATCGGTGCCCGAGCAGGCACATATCGGTGGTCGAGCAGGCACAGATCGGTGGTCGAGCAGGGCGAGCCCGCTAGGGCGAGACCGGTTGTCGAGACCACCACGCACCACCACGAAGAAGGAGGACACCGTGTCGCAGGCGACGCACCAGGCGCGCCCGGGCTCCCCGGCCGAGCGCGAAGTCGAGCTCACCATCACCGGGATGACCTGTGCCTCCTGTGCCAACCGGATCGAGCGCAAGCTCTCCGGGCTCGACGGCGTCACGGCCACCGTCAACTACGCGACCGAGAAGG
The nucleotide sequence above comes from Epidermidibacterium keratini. Encoded proteins:
- a CDS encoding DUF3117 domain-containing protein, whose product is MAAMKPRTGEGPLEVTKEGRGIVMRIPAEGGGRLVVEMTPEEAKALSAELSSVVS
- a CDS encoding metal-sensitive transcriptional regulator, which produces MSEQDHQHGYIDSKADYLKRLKRIEGQARGLQRMVEEEKYCIDILTQVSAMTRALQSVALGLLDEHLNHCVVDAAVQGGEEKDIKLKEASDAIARLVRS
- a CDS encoding heavy-metal-associated domain-containing protein is translated as MSTATFTVTGMTCGHCVASVTEEVQEVPGVTGVDVVLETGALTVTSDSSIDEAAVKEAVEEAGYQLS